In a genomic window of Gadus macrocephalus chromosome 9, ASM3116895v1:
- the pex11a gene encoding peroxisomal membrane protein 11A, which translates to MDTFVKISNQSQGRDRIFRATQYACALLKYLLRNSSERKKLLAKLQSLESSMSSGRKLLRLGNTVSAIETAKRTIHLADPVLNLCLTIANINRALYFLCDNVLWARSLGLVRDIDAERWSRNASRFYFVTLVLNLTRDVYETSQMMAQRARDKHMQERMRQHLNQSPEVAEVLVPQLDAFLFLLQESFRDNPAVALDTLKNICDLFIPMNHLGIYKTNGGVVGFCGLVSSLLGIVTLLKPSLKIKP; encoded by the exons ATGGACACGTTTGTGAAAATCTCGAATCAAAGTCAAGGACGTGATAGGATTTTCAG GGCGACCCAATATGCTTGTGCTCTGTTGAAATACTTACTCCGAAACAGTTCAGAAAGGAAGAAACTCCTTGCAAAACTGCAAAGTCTGGAGTCGAGCATGAGCAGTGGGAGAAAAT TGCTCAGACTGGGGAACACTGTGAGCGCCATCGAGACGGCAAAGAGAACCATCCATCTGGCCGACCCCGTGCTCAACCTGTGCCTGACCATAGCCAACATCAACCGTGCTCTCTACTTCCTCTGCGACAACGTGCTCTGGGCCAGAAGCCTGGGCCTGGTCCGAGACATCGACGCCGAGCGCTGGAGCCGGAACGCCTCGCGCTTCTACTTTGTGACGCTGGTGCTGAACCTGACCAGGGATGTTTACGAGACCTCCCAGATGATGGCGCAGAGGGCGAGAGATAAGCACATGCAGGAGAGAATGCGGCAGCACCTCAACCAGAGTCCTGAGGTGGCAGAGGTTCTCGTCCCCCAGCTGGAcgcctttctcttcctcctccaggagAGCTTCAGGGACAATCCTGCTGTTGCCTTGGATACGCTGAAAAATATTTGCGACCTGTTCATTCCAATGAACCACTTGGGCATATACAAAACGAATGGCGGAGTGGTTGGGTTCTGTGGGCTGGTGTCATCTCTGTTAGGGATCGTAACACTGCTGAAGCCTAGCCTAAAAATCAAGCCGTGA